One genomic segment of Microbacterium sp. BLY includes these proteins:
- a CDS encoding NYN domain-containing protein, with amino-acid sequence MAETTDARVAVYLDFDNIVISWYDRVHGRNSYGKDRQRITENPHDPEVAERLSRAMIEVGAIIDYAASFGTLVLTRAYADWSSPVNAEYRSQLVARAVDLVQLFPAAAYAKNGADIRLAVDAVEDMFRLPDLTHVVIVAGDSDYVPLAQRCKRLGRYVIGVGVAGSTAKSLAAACDEFESYDSLPGVARPAKAAQPAVAEPPAEPEPPAPEAAAKPKSAPKRAKTKSASKPPAEEPKVEEKIDDQGEATRLLERALRLGHDKAGADEWLHSSAVKTHMRRMDPSFSEKALGYRSFSDFLKSRDDIAELEETGHERLVRLREP; translated from the coding sequence GTGGCTGAGACGACCGACGCCCGCGTGGCGGTCTACCTGGACTTCGACAACATCGTCATCTCCTGGTACGACCGGGTCCACGGTCGCAACTCCTACGGCAAGGACCGCCAGCGCATCACGGAGAACCCTCACGACCCGGAGGTGGCCGAGCGGCTGAGCCGGGCCATGATCGAGGTCGGCGCGATCATCGACTACGCGGCGTCCTTCGGCACCCTCGTGCTGACGCGGGCGTACGCGGACTGGTCGTCACCGGTCAACGCCGAATACCGCTCGCAGCTCGTGGCGCGCGCAGTCGACCTCGTGCAGCTCTTCCCGGCCGCGGCGTACGCGAAGAACGGCGCCGACATCCGGCTCGCGGTCGACGCGGTCGAGGACATGTTCCGGCTCCCCGACCTGACGCACGTCGTCATCGTCGCGGGCGACAGCGACTACGTCCCGCTCGCGCAGCGCTGCAAGCGACTCGGCCGATATGTGATCGGGGTGGGCGTGGCCGGGTCGACGGCGAAGTCGCTCGCCGCCGCCTGCGACGAGTTCGAGTCGTACGATTCGCTCCCCGGCGTGGCCCGTCCGGCCAAGGCGGCACAGCCCGCGGTCGCGGAGCCTCCTGCGGAGCCCGAGCCCCCGGCCCCGGAGGCCGCGGCGAAGCCGAAGTCGGCACCGAAACGGGCGAAGACCAAGAGCGCGAGCAAGCCCCCCGCCGAGGAGCCCAAGGTCGAGGAGAAGATCGACGATCAGGGCGAGGCCACCCGGCTCCTGGAGCGGGCGCTGCGGCTCGGGCACGACAAGGCGGGCGCGGACGAATGGCTGCACAGCTCGGCCGTCAAGACGCACATGCGTCGCATGGACCCGTCGTTCAGCGAAAAGGCCCTCGGCTACCGGTCGTTCTCCGACTTCCTCAAGTCGCGCGACGACATCGCCGAACTCGAGGAGACCGGGCACGAGCGCCTGGTCCGCCTGCGCGAGCCCTGA
- a CDS encoding Gfo/Idh/MocA family protein — translation MTGLRWGILATGGIAGAFASDLRTAGLDLVAVGSRSQESADAFASRFDIAHAHPSYEALVSDPDVDIIYVSTPHPMHHENARLALEHGKHVLVEKAFTLNRAQAEDLQRLAAERGLLVMEAMWTRYLPHMVRIRELIADGALGEIRTVSADHTQQLPTDPAHRLNALELGGGALLDLGIYPISFIWDVLGAPTTIRAVGRLVETGADSEVATVMTHEGGAVSTSLSSSRGAGPNVASIVGTAARIDIDRVWYAPTTFRLVLPDGTVQEEYISSIDGRGMQYQAFAAERLVRDGILEGDVLPIAESVAIMGTLDEIRAQIGVRYPGEEDARG, via the coding sequence ATGACTGGACTTCGTTGGGGAATCCTCGCGACCGGCGGCATCGCCGGCGCCTTCGCATCCGATCTGCGCACGGCCGGCCTCGACCTCGTCGCCGTGGGCTCGCGCTCGCAGGAGTCGGCCGATGCCTTCGCCTCGCGCTTCGACATCGCGCACGCGCATCCGTCGTACGAGGCACTGGTCTCCGATCCCGACGTCGACATCATCTACGTCTCCACGCCGCACCCGATGCACCACGAGAACGCCCGGCTCGCCCTGGAGCACGGCAAGCACGTGCTCGTGGAGAAGGCGTTCACCCTCAACCGCGCCCAGGCGGAGGATCTCCAGCGGCTCGCCGCCGAGCGCGGACTCCTCGTCATGGAGGCGATGTGGACGCGCTACCTGCCGCACATGGTCCGCATCCGCGAGCTCATCGCCGACGGGGCGCTGGGCGAGATCCGCACGGTGAGCGCCGACCACACGCAGCAGCTCCCCACCGACCCCGCCCATCGCCTGAACGCGCTCGAACTGGGCGGCGGGGCGCTGCTCGACCTCGGCATCTATCCGATCTCGTTCATCTGGGACGTCCTGGGCGCGCCGACGACCATCCGCGCCGTCGGGCGCCTCGTCGAGACGGGTGCCGACTCCGAGGTCGCCACCGTCATGACCCATGAGGGCGGCGCGGTCTCCACGAGCCTGTCCTCCTCCCGCGGCGCCGGCCCCAACGTCGCGAGCATCGTCGGCACGGCGGCCCGCATCGACATCGACCGGGTCTGGTACGCCCCGACGACCTTCCGCCTCGTCCTCCCGGACGGCACGGTGCAGGAGGAGTACATCTCCTCCATCGACGGCCGCGGCATGCAGTACCAGGCATTCGCGGCCGAGCGCCTGGTCCGCGACGGGATCCTCGAGGGCGACGTCCTCCCCATCGCGGAGAGCGTCGCGATCATGGGCACCCTGGACGAGATCCGCGCGCAGATCGGCGTGCGCTACCCCGGTGAGGAGGACGCCCGTGGCTGA
- a CDS encoding NtaA/DmoA family FMN-dependent monooxygenase (This protein belongs to a clade of FMN-dependent monooxygenases, within a broader family of flavin-dependent oxidoreductases, the luciferase-like monooxygenase (LMM) family, some of whose members use coenzyme F420 rather than FMN.), with protein sequence MTEPLVIGAMVRTLGAYPSGWRYPGAHRDPAGDADILRRIARAGEDAGLDYLFFGDWLATGPDLEFRDPYLLARIDPLSAVLFLAGVTSRIGLIATVNTTYADPYATARALASLDVLTHGRAGINLVTGAEPRAAGNHGRDAHADTETRYDRAEEFVVALRRLWDSWDEDAWIADAERGVLIDPQGLHPAGVAGAHVRVDGPLNVARPPQGRIPIVHAGTSPRSRALAATAADLALIAAPTLVDAVATRRLLRDIAAEAGRAAEELKVIAPVLPVVAESDADAQRIVRRLLELVPLAEDSQRDRLGFPPNRTVEALADALEVAADDPLRVADFDAAVTTAEAARLGERGAALVERLARIAGLRVETPDAPTWRHLVAAHAVPAAFVVGDAGTIADHFELWRDEGAADGFHILSAFQPAQFEAFTELAAPELRRRGLLRTPDETGQGARAETLRDRLRVTSRVGA encoded by the coding sequence ATGACGGAACCCCTCGTGATCGGCGCCATGGTGCGCACCCTCGGCGCCTACCCCTCCGGATGGCGGTACCCCGGCGCCCACCGCGACCCCGCGGGCGACGCCGACATCCTCCGCCGCATCGCGCGCGCGGGGGAGGACGCCGGCCTGGACTACCTCTTCTTCGGCGACTGGCTCGCGACCGGACCGGACCTGGAGTTCCGCGATCCGTACCTGCTGGCCCGCATCGACCCGCTGAGCGCGGTGCTGTTCCTCGCCGGGGTGACGTCGCGGATCGGGCTCATCGCGACCGTGAACACCACCTATGCCGACCCCTACGCCACGGCGCGGGCGCTGGCATCGCTCGACGTCCTCACGCACGGGCGCGCCGGGATCAACCTCGTGACCGGCGCGGAGCCGCGGGCCGCCGGCAACCACGGTCGGGACGCGCACGCCGACACCGAGACGCGCTACGACCGGGCGGAGGAGTTCGTCGTCGCGCTGCGCCGGCTCTGGGACTCCTGGGACGAGGACGCCTGGATCGCGGACGCCGAGCGCGGCGTGCTGATCGACCCGCAGGGCCTGCATCCGGCCGGCGTCGCGGGGGCGCACGTCCGCGTCGACGGACCGCTCAACGTCGCACGTCCGCCGCAGGGGCGCATCCCGATCGTGCACGCCGGCACCTCGCCGCGGTCACGGGCGCTCGCCGCGACCGCCGCCGACCTCGCCCTCATCGCCGCCCCGACCCTCGTCGATGCCGTGGCCACGCGGCGGCTGCTCCGGGACATCGCGGCGGAGGCGGGTCGCGCGGCGGAGGAGCTGAAGGTCATCGCCCCGGTGCTCCCCGTCGTCGCCGAGTCGGACGCCGACGCCCAGCGGATCGTCCGGCGCCTGCTGGAACTCGTGCCGCTCGCGGAGGATTCGCAGCGGGACCGTCTCGGGTTCCCGCCGAACCGCACGGTGGAAGCCCTCGCCGACGCGCTGGAGGTGGCCGCCGACGACCCGCTGCGGGTGGCTGACTTCGACGCCGCGGTGACGACCGCGGAAGCCGCACGGCTGGGGGAGCGGGGCGCCGCGCTCGTCGAACGGCTCGCGCGGATCGCCGGACTCCGGGTCGAGACGCCGGACGCGCCGACCTGGCGGCACCTCGTCGCCGCGCACGCCGTCCCTGCGGCCTTCGTCGTCGGCGACGCCGGCACGATCGCCGACCATTTCGAGCTGTGGCGCGACGAGGGCGCCGCCGACGGCTTCCACATCCTCTCCGCGTTCCAGCCGGCGCAGTTCGAGGCCTTCACGGAGCTCGCGGCCCCCGAGCTCCGTCGTCGCGGTCTCCTCCGGACCCCGGACGAGACCGGCCAGGGGGCCCGCGCGGAGACGCTGCGTGACCGCCTCCGTGTGACGTCGCGTGTCGGTGCGTGA
- a CDS encoding TIGR04028 family ABC transporter substrate-binding protein has protein sequence MNRRLIRTAAVAVPLVLAGSLAACATSPAPGNTPADAGDPVAGGTLTYLEHQAYTNLYPPQAGFYPNGGIVNNIAARLTWQNPETLEIEPWVAAEWTVNDDATEYTFDLNPGVTFSDGTPVDAAAVAKNFDTYGLGDAERGLTVSEAINNYAGSEVVDDDTVTFRFSAPSPGFLQATSTINSGLLSPETLDGTIEDFGAGNAEAIIGSGPFTVTDEKLGTEYTLTARDDYDWGPDSAENDGRPYLDAVHVLVTPEDSVRIGSLLAGQADYVRYVQAFDEDRVEGAGFTLYAPQTRGVNNSIALRPGNPLLADIRVRQAIIAAVDAQEVVDTLFTENYPVATSVLSSQAVGYKDESAHYAHDPEKAEALLDAAGWEPGADGIREKDGERLSITVYEAKPQPLSKQTLELVAQQLAAVGVELTVKPGDAGSYAEDTRDPLKTGFYHSMVGRADLDVIKSQYFTKNRDVLISQDATLDELLLAVASEPDADKRVAASQAVQDYIAEQAYVIPLFEEPQVYGAAAYVHGVAFESVGRPTFSGVWLAEH, from the coding sequence ATGAACCGCCGCCTCATCCGCACCGCCGCCGTCGCGGTCCCGCTCGTCCTCGCCGGCAGCCTCGCCGCCTGCGCCACCTCGCCGGCCCCGGGGAATACCCCGGCCGACGCGGGGGACCCGGTCGCCGGCGGCACGCTCACCTACCTCGAGCACCAGGCCTACACGAACCTCTACCCGCCGCAGGCCGGCTTCTACCCGAACGGCGGCATCGTCAACAACATCGCCGCCCGGCTCACCTGGCAGAACCCGGAGACGCTCGAGATCGAGCCCTGGGTCGCCGCCGAATGGACCGTGAACGACGACGCCACCGAGTACACGTTCGACCTCAATCCGGGCGTGACGTTCTCGGACGGCACGCCCGTCGATGCCGCCGCCGTGGCCAAGAACTTCGACACCTACGGCCTGGGTGACGCCGAGCGCGGGCTCACCGTCTCCGAGGCCATCAACAACTACGCCGGCAGCGAGGTCGTGGACGACGACACCGTCACGTTCCGCTTCAGCGCGCCGTCGCCCGGGTTCCTGCAGGCGACGTCGACCATCAACTCGGGCCTGCTGTCGCCGGAGACGCTGGACGGCACCATCGAGGACTTCGGCGCGGGCAACGCGGAGGCGATCATCGGCTCCGGTCCGTTCACCGTGACGGACGAGAAGCTCGGCACCGAGTACACCCTCACCGCCCGCGACGACTACGACTGGGGCCCGGACAGCGCCGAGAACGACGGCCGCCCCTACCTCGACGCCGTGCACGTGCTGGTCACACCCGAGGACTCCGTGCGCATCGGGTCGCTGCTCGCGGGCCAGGCCGACTACGTCCGCTACGTGCAGGCGTTCGACGAGGACCGCGTCGAGGGGGCCGGATTCACCCTCTACGCCCCGCAGACCCGCGGCGTGAACAACTCGATCGCGCTCCGCCCCGGCAACCCGCTGCTGGCGGACATCCGCGTGCGCCAGGCGATCATCGCCGCGGTCGACGCCCAGGAGGTGGTCGACACCCTGTTCACCGAGAACTACCCGGTCGCGACCTCGGTGCTCTCGTCGCAGGCGGTCGGCTACAAGGACGAGTCGGCGCACTACGCCCACGACCCGGAGAAGGCGGAGGCGCTGCTCGACGCGGCCGGCTGGGAGCCCGGCGCCGACGGCATCCGCGAGAAGGACGGCGAGCGGCTGTCGATCACGGTCTACGAGGCCAAGCCGCAGCCGCTGTCGAAGCAGACCCTGGAGCTCGTGGCGCAGCAGCTCGCGGCGGTCGGCGTGGAGCTCACCGTCAAGCCCGGCGATGCGGGCAGCTACGCGGAGGACACGCGTGATCCGCTGAAGACGGGGTTCTACCACTCGATGGTCGGGCGCGCCGACCTCGACGTGATCAAGAGCCAGTACTTCACGAAGAACCGCGACGTGCTGATCTCGCAGGACGCGACGCTCGACGAGCTGCTCCTCGCCGTCGCCTCCGAGCCGGACGCCGACAAGCGGGTGGCCGCGTCGCAGGCCGTGCAGGACTACATCGCAGAGCAGGCGTACGTGATCCCGCTCTTCGAGGAGCCGCAGGTGTACGGGGCGGCGGCGTACGTGCACGGGGTGGCCTTCGAGTCGGTCGGACGCCCCACGTTCTCCGGCGTGTGGCTCGCGGAGCACTGA
- a CDS encoding ABC transporter permease: MTFVLRRAGQAAIVLIAAFTATFFLLQLLPGDAILIKFSDPSLGLSPAQLDDIRAAYGTDVPWGEQYVHAGLGFLAGDFGYSTQYGTPVRTMLAEALPATLLLAALGLLVAVLLAVLIAALSTLAPFAWLRDGLRQVPGLFVAVPVFWLGILLIQVFSFGLGWVPIVGADPVSGLILPVLTLAVPISAPLAQVLVRSIDRVQAQPFVTVVRAKGAPPAWVLTRSVARNAAVPTLTIAGVLFGELVGGAVVTETVFGRTGIGRLTEQAVANQDIPVLQGVVLLSALGFVVISFAVDLATPLIDPRQRRSARAARSRPVRPAAQEVPA, translated from the coding sequence ATGACCTTCGTCCTGCGCCGGGCCGGGCAGGCCGCGATCGTGCTGATCGCGGCCTTCACGGCCACGTTCTTCCTGCTGCAGCTGCTGCCGGGAGACGCGATCCTCATCAAGTTCTCCGATCCCAGCCTGGGGCTGTCGCCGGCCCAGCTCGACGACATCCGGGCCGCGTACGGCACCGACGTGCCGTGGGGGGAGCAGTACGTGCACGCCGGGCTCGGGTTCCTCGCCGGAGACTTCGGCTACTCGACCCAGTACGGCACCCCGGTGCGGACGATGCTCGCCGAGGCGCTGCCCGCCACGCTGCTGCTCGCGGCGCTCGGGCTGCTGGTCGCCGTGCTGCTGGCCGTGCTCATCGCGGCGCTCTCGACCCTCGCACCGTTCGCCTGGCTGCGGGACGGCCTGCGTCAGGTGCCGGGCCTGTTCGTCGCTGTGCCGGTGTTCTGGCTCGGGATCCTCCTCATCCAGGTGTTCTCGTTCGGGCTCGGCTGGGTGCCGATCGTCGGGGCCGACCCCGTCAGCGGGCTGATCCTGCCCGTCCTCACCCTCGCCGTGCCGATCTCGGCGCCGCTCGCGCAGGTCCTGGTCCGATCCATCGACCGGGTGCAGGCGCAGCCGTTCGTGACGGTGGTGCGGGCGAAAGGCGCGCCGCCGGCGTGGGTGCTGACGCGGTCCGTGGCGCGCAACGCCGCGGTTCCGACGCTCACCATCGCGGGCGTCCTGTTCGGCGAGCTCGTGGGCGGCGCGGTCGTCACCGAGACGGTCTTCGGGCGCACCGGCATCGGTCGTCTGACGGAACAGGCCGTCGCGAACCAGGACATCCCGGTGCTGCAGGGGGTGGTGCTGCTGTCGGCGCTGGGGTTCGTCGTCATCAGCTTCGCCGTCGACCTCGCCACACCCCTCATCGATCCGCGACAGCGTCGGTCGGCCCGTGCCGCCCGATCGCGGCCCGTCCGTCCCGCCGCCCAGGAGGTACCCGCATGA
- a CDS encoding ABC transporter permease: MTAPVIAETSVETPGAPPAPSGPAPGPSSRPRRRSRAWGLSLALAVVGVAVLWAVIPGVFAPGDPLTGVPADKLLPPSAAHWFGTDALGRDLFGRVVHGAVHSLSGALIAVTVGLALGTLLGAVAGATGGVVDDVLMRIVDVLLAIPGLLLSLSVIILLGFGTVNAAIAVGLGSVAAFARLMRAEVARVRRTEYVEAAFGSGGTFVAVLRRHVLPNALTPIIALAALQFGTAILAISTLGFLGYGAPPPTPEWGLLIADGRNYIATAWWLTALPGLVVVAVVLSANRISHRLGRNSR, encoded by the coding sequence ATGACTGCTCCCGTGATCGCGGAGACGTCCGTCGAGACGCCCGGTGCGCCGCCCGCGCCGTCCGGGCCGGCACCCGGGCCCTCCTCCCGTCCGCGGCGGCGCTCGCGCGCCTGGGGCCTCTCCCTCGCGCTCGCGGTCGTCGGCGTGGCGGTGCTGTGGGCGGTGATCCCCGGGGTCTTCGCGCCCGGCGATCCGCTGACCGGTGTGCCCGCCGACAAGCTGCTGCCGCCGAGCGCCGCGCACTGGTTCGGGACCGACGCCCTCGGCCGCGACCTCTTCGGCCGGGTCGTGCACGGGGCCGTGCACTCGCTGTCGGGGGCGCTCATCGCCGTGACCGTCGGCCTCGCGCTCGGCACCCTCCTCGGAGCTGTCGCCGGCGCGACCGGCGGCGTCGTGGACGACGTGCTGATGCGCATCGTCGACGTGCTGCTGGCGATCCCCGGTCTGCTGCTGTCGCTGTCGGTCATCATCCTGCTCGGCTTCGGCACGGTGAACGCGGCGATCGCCGTGGGCCTCGGCAGTGTCGCGGCCTTCGCGCGGCTCATGCGGGCCGAGGTGGCACGGGTGCGCCGCACCGAATACGTCGAGGCGGCCTTCGGCAGCGGGGGCACCTTCGTCGCCGTGCTGCGCCGGCATGTGCTCCCGAACGCGCTCACCCCGATCATCGCGCTCGCCGCGCTGCAGTTCGGCACGGCCATCCTCGCCATCTCCACCCTCGGGTTCCTCGGCTACGGGGCCCCGCCGCCCACGCCCGAGTGGGGACTGCTGATCGCGGATGGGCGCAACTACATCGCGACCGCCTGGTGGCTCACGGCGCTGCCCGGCCTCGTCGTGGTCGCCGTGGTGCTCAGCGCCAACCGCATCAGCCACCGCCTCGGAAGGAACTCTCGATGA